GTGGATCGGGAACTCGCAGTGGTTCAAGATCCCCTGACGGTAGCGTTCCAGCGTCCGGGCAAACCGGCTGGGCTCCGGATGCGGCACCATCCGTGCAAGAGCGCACCACTCGGCCAGTGCTCTGGCCGCCCAGGCCCGGGACCGGTAGCGCCAGATCCGCACAAGCATCTCCTTAAGGATGTAGACGGTGCTGAGCGTTTCGTTGGCTTGCAGGAGTTTGCGCAAGCGCTCGCGCTCGTCCGGATCGGTCACGTGCCGTTTCAGAAGCAGGTACTTCGTCCCCCGGATCAGGGCCCTCTGGGAAAGCGTCGCCTTGCTCATCTCGCTGTTGCGGACGCGGTCGATCACTTTCCCGTAGGCGGCTACGACGTGAAAGAGGTCGAAGACGATCTTCGCGTTCGGCAGCGCGTCGCCCACGGCCTGGATGTAGGGCTCCCACATGTCCATCGCCACGGCCTCTATCCCGACTTTCTGCTCCTCGGTCATCTGGGCAAAGAAGGCGCTGAGCGTCTCTCTCGTGCGCCCTTCGC
The Candidatus Brocadiaceae bacterium genome window above contains:
- a CDS encoding ISL3 family transposase, producing the protein EGRTRETLSAFFAQMTEEQKVGIEAVAMDMWEPYIQAVGDALPNAKIVFDLFHVVAAYGKVIDRVRNSEMSKATLSQRALIRGTKYLLLKRHVTDPDERERLRKLLQANETLSTVYILKEMLVRIWRYRSRAWAARALAEWCALARMVPHPEPSRFARTLERYRQGILNHCEFPIHNSKLEGVNNKIKVIKRRAYGYHDDRYFVLKVKQAFDPESDVLFRR